A single genomic interval of Acidovorax sp. 1608163 harbors:
- a CDS encoding YbdK family carboxylate-amine ligase yields MSLEAFHHSEPLTLGVELELQLVNTNDYDLAPYAEDMLRLMKKTPLPGSVVPEMTNSMIEISTGICHSASEVVGQLTPIRDALVKSADKLNIAVVGGGTHPFQQWHERRIYDKPRFRELSELYGYLSKQFTIFGQHVHIGCPDANAALLMLHRMSRYIPHFIALSASSPYVQGQDTAFDSARLNSVFAFPLSGRAPFVLTWEAFGQYFDKMTRTGVVKSMKDFYWDIRPKPEFGTIEIRVFDTPLTIERAAALAGYVQALGSWFLADQPFMPQEDDYLVYTYNRFQACRFGLDAVYVDPATGEHMPLREHILQTMNQIAGHAAVQGAANALHLLRTETEAGQNDARWLRERQREEQLLAEVSRQAAQRFRGVPV; encoded by the coding sequence ATGAGTCTTGAAGCCTTTCACCACTCCGAACCGCTGACGCTGGGCGTTGAACTGGAGCTGCAGCTCGTCAACACCAACGACTACGACCTGGCCCCCTATGCCGAGGACATGCTGCGCCTGATGAAGAAAACCCCGCTGCCCGGCAGCGTGGTGCCCGAGATGACGAACAGCATGATCGAAATCTCCACGGGCATCTGCCACTCGGCCAGCGAAGTGGTGGGCCAGCTCACGCCGATCCGCGATGCGCTGGTCAAAAGCGCCGACAAGCTCAACATCGCCGTGGTGGGCGGCGGCACGCACCCGTTCCAGCAGTGGCACGAGCGCCGCATTTACGACAAGCCGCGCTTTCGCGAACTGTCGGAGCTGTATGGCTACCTGTCCAAGCAGTTCACCATCTTCGGCCAGCACGTGCACATTGGCTGCCCCGATGCGAACGCCGCGCTGCTCATGCTGCACCGCATGTCGCGCTACATCCCGCACTTCATCGCGCTGTCCGCGTCGAGCCCCTATGTGCAGGGGCAAGACACGGCGTTTGACTCAGCGCGGCTGAACTCGGTGTTCGCGTTTCCGCTGTCGGGCCGCGCACCGTTTGTGCTGACCTGGGAAGCGTTTGGCCAGTACTTCGACAAGATGACCCGCACCGGGGTCGTGAAAAGCATGAAGGATTTTTACTGGGACATCCGCCCTAAGCCCGAGTTCGGCACCATCGAAATCCGCGTGTTCGACACCCCCCTAACCATCGAGCGCGCTGCCGCGTTGGCAGGCTACGTGCAGGCCCTGGGCTCATGGTTCCTGGCCGACCAGCCCTTCATGCCGCAGGAGGACGACTACCTCGTCTACACCTACAACCGCTTCCAGGCCTGCCGCTTTGGGCTGGACGCGGTGTATGTGGACCCGGCCACGGGTGAACACATGCCGCTGCGCGAACACATCCTGCAGACGATGAACCAGATTGCAGGCCACGCCGCCGTGCAAGGCGCCGCCAACGCGCTGCACCTGCTGCGCACCGAGACCGAAGCCGGCCAGAACGATGCCCGCTGGCTGCGCGAGCGCCAGCGCGAAGAGCAGTTGCTGGCCGAGGTCAGCCGCCAGGCAGCGCAGCGCTTTCGCGGCGTGCCGGTCTGA
- a CDS encoding cation:proton antiporter produces MNELFSFWAQWLRPSAGLPTVQWSLLLAVAAMVGYLVHRHSGLPKVLGYSLVGTAAGLAGFSGAVWPLQGIGLFLLELGIAIVLFECGGRISLRWFRHNPMVLVQSIAESTLTYFAVYGMLLWLDQPAQVAGPLALVALAASPAVLTRVVADTRAAGPVTERAVVLATLSTLYALTLGSAWSEQMNRHSATLMSTVYPIVVVLGVSIIVAAVLALVLRTALRFMSPTSENTSMLLLALIAAGTAVAAHMGGSAPLAALLAGILLKQLNPRPWAWPRQLGNASSLLTMLMFVLVSTVAAQADWSGPVAGVVLALIAVRLLAKALGVAVGNVGSGASWRQALWVGCAMTPMSSIALLIASQFVVASPSTGYQIASVALPAILLMEVLGAVIATVAIYRAGESSKPWAPLLRGGRNGESHES; encoded by the coding sequence ATGAACGAACTTTTCAGCTTCTGGGCCCAGTGGCTCAGGCCCTCGGCGGGGCTGCCCACCGTGCAGTGGTCGCTGTTGCTGGCCGTGGCGGCCATGGTGGGCTATCTGGTACATCGGCACTCGGGCCTGCCCAAAGTGCTCGGCTACTCGCTGGTCGGCACGGCAGCCGGCCTGGCGGGCTTCAGTGGGGCGGTGTGGCCGCTGCAGGGCATTGGCCTGTTTTTGCTGGAGCTGGGCATTGCCATCGTGCTGTTTGAGTGCGGTGGGCGCATCTCGCTGCGCTGGTTCCGGCACAACCCCATGGTGCTGGTGCAGAGCATTGCCGAATCCACGCTGACGTACTTCGCGGTGTATGGGATGTTGCTGTGGCTGGACCAGCCCGCGCAAGTGGCCGGCCCCCTGGCCCTGGTGGCGCTGGCTGCGTCGCCTGCGGTGCTGACCCGCGTGGTGGCCGACACCCGCGCGGCCGGCCCGGTGACCGAACGCGCGGTGGTGCTGGCCACGCTCTCCACGCTGTACGCCCTCACGCTCGGCTCAGCCTGGTCTGAGCAGATGAACCGCCACAGCGCCACGCTGATGAGCACCGTGTACCCCATTGTGGTGGTGCTGGGCGTATCGATCATCGTGGCCGCCGTGCTGGCGCTGGTGCTGCGCACGGCGCTGCGCTTCATGAGCCCCACGAGCGAGAACACCTCCATGCTGCTGCTGGCCCTCATTGCCGCAGGCACGGCAGTGGCGGCCCACATGGGCGGCTCGGCCCCGCTGGCGGCGCTGCTGGCGGGCATTTTGCTCAAGCAGCTCAACCCCCGGCCCTGGGCTTGGCCACGGCAGCTGGGCAATGCGTCCTCGCTGCTCACCATGCTGATGTTTGTGCTGGTCTCCACCGTGGCCGCGCAGGCCGACTGGAGCGGCCCCGTCGCAGGCGTGGTGCTGGCCCTGATTGCCGTGCGCCTGCTGGCCAAGGCGCTGGGCGTGGCGGTGGGCAATGTGGGCAGCGGTGCTAGCTGGCGCCAGGCGCTGTGGGTGGGTTGCGCGATGACGCCCATGTCGTCCATTGCTCTGCTGATTGCCTCGCAGTTCGTGGTCGCCTCACCCTCCACCGGCTACCAAATTGCCAGCGTGGCGCTGCCCGCCATCTTGCTGATGGAGGTGCTGGGCGCCGTGATTGCCACCGTGGCCATTTACCGTGCGGGCGAAAGCTCGAAACCCTGGGCACCGCTGCTGCGCGGTGGCCGCAACGGAGAGTCCCATGAGTCTTGA